ATCTCTTTGGGATGATTTTGTTTGCCACGGATTATTTGTGGTGGCAAAAAGGGCGCATCAGTTTCGAGCACGATGTTTTTTAGATCTGTATTTTTGACAATGTTTCGCAACTCTTCATTTTTGGGATAGGTAATCGTTCCACCAATGCCCAGGACAAAATCCCATTCTGTGACCATTTGGGCAAATGCAGTATCATAAGAAAAGCAATGCATTGTCGCTCGAGAAATATTGTTTTTATATTCTTCGAGTACGCGTAATGTTTCATCATAGGCATCACGGCTGTGTACCACGAGTGCAAGGTCATGTTCAAGTGCAAGTTCGATCTGTGCTTTGAATGCATCGCGTTGGCGAGTTAGGTTGTAATCAGGATAGTGCATGTCAATGCCACATTCACCAATACCAACAATTTTGTTTTCCCTTATGGACAGTGTCCATTTTTTGAGCAGTTCAAAATCTTCCTGCCAGGTATCAGAATCATTGGGGTGGATTCCAACGGTTGCAAAAACGGAATCAAAAGTCTGTGCAAGAAGTATGCAATTTTCATTTTCAACTTTCCGTGTGCCAACATTGATAATGATGCCAACATTCTGCGCGTGTGCTTGCTCAACGATTGTTTTTGCTAAAGGTAGATCGGTTTTTTGTAACGGAGTATCAAACGTAGACTTTACCATCATGTTTATGTGGCAATGGGTATCAATAAGCACGGGGAGCATCCGGAGCATAAAAAAATCCTGGTTAAAATAATATTTTTTAAATAACTATTTTTCTTAAGTGTTAATAAATTTGACAAACTTGTCTGAAATTATTATATCTTACAGCAATATCCTATTTTTAGTGTAGCGTGAGATAGGATTTTGAAAAGAAAGTTTTAATGAAGAGACAGTGTTTATTTTCAATCATTTTTACTAACCATTATGAGGAGTCCGTATGAATAAGAGCGAATTAATTAATGAGCTCAGCGAAGAGACAACATTTAGTAAAATGGATGTCACTCGTGTGCTAGATTCATTAACACGCGTTGTTAGTCGTGCGTTGAAAAAAGGGGAAAAAGTTTCCATCACTGGATTTGGAAGCTTCTGGATTTCTTGCAGACCAGCGCGTAAGGGAATCAATCCTGCAACAAAAGAACGTATTGATTTGCCTGAAATCAGTATCCCTCGTTTCAAAGCTGGTAAAAGCTTACGTGAAGTTGTTCGTTCCGTAAGACTAGGTTAATCAAAAACCTTCTCGCAAGAATAGTTTTTACACAACAACTGAAGTGATGTTTTATTACTTCAGTTGTTATTTTTTTGTGGGTTTATTGTCTGTGTTCCATCCAGGATTTTTTGTGATATCGTATGTGTAGAGATCCAAGAAAATCTTTTGGAAAGCAGTGGTATTTATCTTTTTTGCTTCTAAAATTTCTTTTGTGTGTCGAGTCAAGACATTTCCATTTTCGTGCTTGGCAAATATACTTTGTATGATTTCGTATAGAGTATTTACCATCAAAGTATCAATAAATAATGAGGGTTTATTTTTCTGTTCTATGATTCCTTTACGCAGACCATTTCCAAGGTAATTTTTGGCAATTTCGTTGTCGGAGTTTTCTGGCTTAAAGTAATGCATTGCAAGCAACAGATGAGCATGAGGATGCATATTTTTTTGTACCAACTGCTTGAATACGGTTGCTCCTTTCTCAGGATTTGCTTTGTATACAGTATAGTAGGCAGTAACTCCTGTCAGAAATTGTGTATTTTTCGAATAAGTAGAATCTTTATTTTTTACCAAATCATTGAAAAGCACATGGCTTTCGAGTTCTGCATTTTTTTTAACTGGAGTAGGACTTGTTTTTTTTGTCTCTAGAGTAACTGGAGTAGGTTGCATCTCTATAAAAGTAACTTTATTTTTGCATGGACAAAGAGCCCTTTCAATATACAATTCTGTAAGTTTAGCTTGAACTGTAGGAATTAAACGAGAGTTTTGCGCTTGGATTGCTATGAGAACCTTTTCTGCATAAGCAATCTTTTGATCAAGACTTACTTCTGTATTGTCAGTATAAACTAGTTCCCATTGAGCTTCGTTTAGATTATTTTTGGCTGCGTATTCCAGTATTGCTAGAGCATGTTTTCTATCAACAGTATTACATTTTTTTTCTCTTGTCGCTTCCAGAAAGAAATGTCCGATTATAGAACACCACTGCAGTGCCTCTATGCTTGTATCTTTTGTTTCGAGAATATGTAAAGTTGTTGCATAAGCCTTTTTAAAAGCTTCATCATCCATACAAGATAAAGGAATTCTTAAATACTCTCCGCATTGTTTTTGCTTAGACTTGATAAGCTCATTCAATTCACTACTAGCAAGCTGAAAATAATTAAGTGATTCGAGATTAACACCTTCACGATTATCCACAAGCATTGTTAATATACCAGCGTAAAATAAGAGCCTTGTTTTAGCTTCAGGACACATGTCGTATTGCAAGGCTGTTTTCATATCTTTGAGAGCTTCTACTTTGTTATTTCTGGAGCAATGTATATAGATTCGAAGCATGAGTGCAAGTGCGGGAGAGGTCTTTGCTTTATCAATGTGAAGGTTAAGGTAATGCAGTGCTTGTTCTTGGTTAGGCAGTAGAAAATAGCTACCATCATCTTCCTTTATTCCATTGAGGTAATATTCGCTCAAATGAACTGCATGATCATAATGACCTAATTCTATCGCATTGCTTACATAGCGAAAGATCTTTTTGTTATCTTGTGTAGGTTTAGCAAGAAGTGATTGTACTAAAAGATCGTATGAATGGGATCTGATAGGGTCATCTGTTTCAATGTGTTTTTCTAAGAGAGTTCGTATTTCTTGCTCGTATTTTTTGGCAGAAGGATCACTCAATAACAGTTTTGCTTTTATGTAATAAGCTCTGTGATTGCCATAATTAATTGCCTTATCGCAAAGTTCAAGGGATTGATGTTGCATCGCTAAGCTAACAGCCAAATCACTACACAGTAATTTATTACTCTCAACAAGTTCGACCGGTAAATTCCCGTGTTTTAACGAACATTCCAACATATCGAAAGATTGTTGCCTAAAATTGCGCAGACTTATTGAGTTATCAAGTTGGGCAATAATAGTGTCTGTCGAATATTGTGCATATAAATTACCAAGAGTATGACATGCAAATATACTATGTCCAGTCTGTGTTGTTAATTTTCATTCGATAAGGATTAATTAATAGTTCAGTGCGTATCGTATTTGATTCTTTTGCCATAGCTTGTTCGATGAGTAGAAATTTTTCAAATGCGAAACATTGCATATCTTGTAATTGTGTAAGATAAAAACATAATTGGTAAGCCTGAGAATATCTTTTTTCACTCAAAAGAGCATTGATAGATGATTGATGAGTTGTGAACGGTATGTTTGAAAGAATAGTGTGTGCATATTTACTGTGATATTCCGATCGACTAGTATTGTTCAATGAAAAAAATATTTTCTCAATAAGATTCAAACTATTGATGGCGCACTCCAAAGTTGGTTCGTTATTGATAGCAAGATATGTTAATAATGTAAGGCATTCTAGAGGAAGATGATTATTGTATCCTGTACATTGATTAAAATATGTTTGAGTCTCGGAATAGTGTTTTATACGATATGCATAGAGGCCAAGAATATAATTCAAAAGATTGGTAATAGAGTTTGTTTGTCCATCGAATGTCGCAAGCAGTTGTTGTAAAAGTGGTATTACAATAAAACCATCAGAATCAAAAAATTTTCGTAGTTCCTTGCTGTTTGGTACAAGTTTCTTGAAATTTCTTTGAAGAGTTTTGTCGATATCTCCGTTGATTATTTTTAAAAAATATGGCCTGAGTGGTATTGCTTTAACTGTTCGTATTTCCCATAATTTTTCTACTATTTTCTTATTATTACTTTTGTATACATAGAGAGCGTTGTAGTAGGCATATAGTATAGATGCGGTTCTATTCGTAAAAGGAAGTTGCTTGAGAGAGAGTGGAATGATAAAATATTCGATTGGTAGCAACTCTAAAGATGGCAGTGCTGCCATATGAAGAATAAATTCTTGGCAATAATGAAGTGTTTTTTCATGACAAATGGGTATATTATTCTCTCCATCCATGTATGCTTTGACCATAATACATTGTGTACGCATATCATCGCTGGCTAATTTTATAAGTTCCTTAAGAGCATGGGTATGTTCTGATTCTGAGCGACTATACTTGAGTCGGGTTACAAAATAATTTGTAACAGTAGAAACGTTATATTGCCATCCTGTACCTGTTACAAGAGCATGTTCAAAATGTTTTTCTGCTCTTTTATCGTGTGTTGATGCTCCTTTAAAAAGATCAAATGCTTTTTTATAACATTCTTGTTCCAAGAGATCATTACCGTCAGTATGCGCTTTTTTTGCTTTGTGCTGGTAGATAATTCCAATATCAGTGTTGCCGTAACCGTTTGGATGTGCTTTTTTTGCAAATTCAATAGCTCTGTCAAAATTGCCTTGTGTATCTTGTATGATACTTATGAGGGTATAAGCTCTTTGCAATGTTGTAGGAGGAATTAAGGAAAGTAAATTATGCTTGTTTGCATACGTGTATGTTCCAAATAATAAAGCGGCGGCTTCATTTCTATTTCCCTTGTCATACTCTTTTTCCCCGGTTTTAAAGCTTCGTAAGGTTGTACTGAGATAGTCTTTTTGCTGAGCGGTTAAAGTTATCTCATTGTTCATGCTTATCAAAGGCGATGTGTTGAAAAATAATATGAGCAAAAGAGCGCAATACAGCATAGAAATCCTGGTGTTTACAATTTTTTGTTTTCGCTATTTCCACCCGCGGTGTTTTGTAAGATCTTTACCATAGCTGAATTTGAATAATTCTTCAAAAGCTTTGATGTACACATTTTGTTGCGTGAGATTTTCTTTGATGAGCTTAAGAAGCATAGTTGTTCGTTGTGTTTGCTTTTCACCAAATATAGCACTATCTATAAATTGGAAAAGTGAGTTCACAATAGCAGCGTCTTTGAATTGAGCATTTGGTATATTAGGTAATTTTATGATTCCACTAATAATCGCGTCTTGAAGGTATTGTTTTACAAGGCCATAACTTGACGGGTTTTTAGCAAAATACAAGGCAAGATGCATACACGCATGAGGATGTGGTGGTTTTTGGTTAGCAAGTTTTTGGCATATGATAATTGCTTGAGCCACATTAGCTATATTTTTTTCAGATGTACCCATTAAATCAACGGCTTTTTGAAATTCTGTATTGAGGGCTTCATCCGAAGAAGTAGAATTAATAATAAGAGGATATGCAGAATGTTTTATTTGCTTATCTATTACTACCATTCCCGCATGGGCGCTTTTTATTTTGGCATCGATTAATTTTTGGGAGGCAACAATTTCTTTTTTTGAACTATTATTTTCTATGACATCATTTTGCAGATGATATCGCTGTAGCAACTCAAAAGTGCGCTTGCTGTTTTCGACTACGTTGGCGTTGTTTAAATATTCACATATTGTTTTTTTATCAATATTTTTTGTTCCGTCGACCTTATCCAGCCAGAGTGTGCTTAGGAGTACCATTGCGTCAATATTTCTCAGAGCGATACTTTTTTGTAAATAAAGTATGGCAAGAATTGGTTTATAAAAATCTGTTCGTGCATAGCGCCATCCAAGCTTGTAGTAGATCTGACCAAGATTAATTTCAATGTGTTTTAGCTGCAGAGGGAAATGGGTGCGAGCTGTTTCTAAGTAATTAGCTCCTTTTATCAGTTGAGCTTGATCAAGAGAATATGATAGCAATGAACCGTAAAAAATGGCAGCAAAGTGCTCAAGGGGGATCGATTTTTTTGAATTCTTTACAAAAGCATCAGCAGATTGTACAAGGAGCTCATTCTTAGAACAGATGGAGATCAATTTTTCTGCTTCTTCATAAGAAAAATAATCACTATAAAAAATGTTACCTGGTGCAATAGGTGCATTATGTTCATACATGGATGATAAATATTTCTTGAGCAGTTCGGGATTGTTTTGTTCAGTATAGAAGTTAATTAATTGAGCTTGAGAAGCAATGTTTTTTGGATAGAGTGTATCAAGCATTGGTTGGAGATTTTTTGTTAAATCAGGATGTGTTAACAATGCTTTCTCAAGATAATATATTTTATAGAGAGGGATGATCTCCTGATTATCTACATAATATAAAAGAGTTGCTGCGATAGGATGATTATATTCAGCAGCATGTTTTAAGCTTTTAATAGCAAGCATTCTGCTTGTGCATGTAATAGGATCTTGCTCAGTGTGTTTACAAAGGAATTTACCTATAAGATAGCAGAAATCTAATGAATCAATATCTGTATTATTATCAAAAATAATAAGATTAATTTTTTCGCTTATTGCATCAAGAGCACTTTGATCATAGAAGACTTCAAAATTAGCCGCTTCTGACGAAGGCATTTCTAGAAGTTGTTTATCTGTTGCACGGAAATAATCAACAATCTCTGTGGTTATACCTTTGGTTTTACATGTTAATATTTTTATTATTCCCATGTATAAAAGCGCAATTGTTTTTTGTTGATAACTTAGTTTGTCCGATGAACATGTCTCCAAGTCAGCAAATGCTCCTTCTAATTCACCTAGGTTGTAATAAGTGAGTGCTCGCATAAATAATGCTTGATCCAGGAACTGATTCTTTTCGAGTGCAATATATTTTGTTAGATAATCCGATGCTTTTTTAACATTGGGTTGCAGGTACCATGAACCGTTTTCTGCTTTTATGCCCTCTAAATAATAATGTGCCAAGAATGGGCTCAGATCGTGATCATTCATTTCTGCAGCAGTTATAAGATAATAGAAAGATTGTTTTTTGTCGTCTAATTTAGATAAAGTATAATAATAATTCGCTAGTTCTTTTATTGACTGAATGCGTTCATGATCACTATCATTGCTACATGCGTGTCTTCGTAATAAATCTATCGTTATTGGTAAATGATCCTGTGATGATGGTGATTGCAACAATAAAGTTGCCTTTGTGCGCAAAGCTTGCTCATTGCCGAATGCAATTGCCTGGTCAAGGTAATTAATAGATTCTTCGGTTATACCCAAACTATGAGCTATGAGTCCACAGATGGGTCGCGCATCATTTTTATATTTTTCCGATCTACCTTCATGCTTGAGTGTACAACTAAGATATGAAAGACATTCTTTTTGCAAAGCTATTTTGGTGGCGTTATCAGTCAACGGATGTCCTGCTTGTTCTTTACTCAGATATGCAAGGTAATCACATACACTTTCATCATGCCCTTCTTGTGCAGCGATTTTTTTCAGTAGTTCATAGCTACTGGTTCGAGCTGGTATTTGTGTTAATTTATCATAATTTTCTTCAGATTCCTGGGCAACGCATGCTTCAATTTTTAATAATGCATCGCATGCAGCTTTATGTGTTTTTTCTAGTTGAGTTAGGCAATATGCAAATCGATACGCTTGCGTGTATTTTTGATTGCGCAAGAGCTCTCGTATATAGTGCTGGTGGACTGAGTTAAATATATCTGCAATGATTTGTTTTGCCTTTTCATCTCGAGGTCTTGGTTGAGGGCATTGACCAGCTATTTTGAGTAGGGGTATTATCGATTCAGCTATGTCTACTAATCTGTTTTCAACAGTGCTTGTTGCAAGGATAAGAGCTTGTGTGTAAAGATCGTTTTTATAACCGGTGCACTGAGTAAGATGCGCATGAGCAACGATATAATTTTTTTTGTAATATTCGCAGAGGCCAATAATCCAATTGAGTGCATCTGTTTCTGCGTTACCTTGTCCAGCAAACGATTCAAGTTTTTGTTGTAATAATTGCAGGCCGAGAGAAAAAAATTCAGATTCACAAAACACTTTGATGATTTTACAGTGTGGAGTAAGTCCTTTAATTTTTGCTAAAGTGTTGCGAGGGGTTTGGTCAGTAGAACGGATTACTTTTAAAAAGGGTACAATTGATTGGTTCTGTAACTTTGCATAGATTTCTTTTATTTTTTTCTCATTGTTCATTTTATCTGCATACAAAAAGTTATAGAAAGTGCTTAAAGCATAGGCTTTTTTGTTGGTAAAAGAGAGTTGCTTGAGTGTGAGTGGAATGATAAAATATTCGATTGGTAGCTGATTTAACGATGGTATCGTTGCGAGCTTAAGAATGAATTGTTCGCAAAAATATAGGGTTTTTTCATGAGAAATGGGTACATTATATTCCCCATTTATATACGTTTTTACTAAAACGCATTGTGCACGCATATCGCCATTGTCAGCAAAATGGCTGATGTACTTAATATTTTGATCGCGATCTGACAATGTTTTTTCTGTAAATAAAAGGTAGTGACTATTTTGTTTGAGTTGCATTAGGAAATAGGGTAGGGCTTTGTTTGAGTTGTACTCGCAACCAATACCATAACAGAGAGCTTTATTGTAGTACTCTTTTGCTGTTTGGTTAGTATGACATTCCTGTTCAAAAAGAGAGAAAGCTTTTTTGTTGCATGTATCCTCTAGAACATAATTCTTTTGTTCATGAGCTTCGGCTGCTTTTTGTGTCAGAATAATTCCAGTATCGGTCAAAGCTGAATGGCCACCAGCCTTGGTTTTATGTGCAAAGGTAATTGCTCTATCGATATGTACATTTGATAGATTTTTACAATCTAATTGAGTTTTGATGATAGCGTTATAAACAAAATCATGACTGCGTGGATCAACAGACAAAAGTTGTGGATCATATTTTTCTATGCGATAATACCCACCTAACAGAAGGTGCCTCGCATCTGGGAAATTGCCTTGATTGTAGAGCTTTAATCCTTCTTGTAGGCTCCGATGTCCAACTTCCAATCTTTCAATTCTATCTTGTGTTTGTAGAATTGACTTTTCACTCGGCATTTCCATGCCAAAAAGAGGTATGGTGTTAAAAAATGTGATAATTGCGCAGAACATGCGTTTCATACAGATTCTTTATAAAACAGGCTTTTTCGGTTATTAATTAAAATTTGCATAATATATTATTACTATACAGGAAAAAAAATTAGTGCATAGTCAAAAAGGTTAATTTAAGGTATTATTTTTTACAGGACAATGTTAGATCACTTTAATCTGTTTTAGAGGTATTCATGATTGATTTGAGCTTATTGCGCGAAAACCCCGAAATGTTTACCGCCGCTCTCAAAAAAAAAGATCCTAGTTTTGATGTAAATGTGTTGCTTTCTCTTGATAAAAAAGTACGATCCATCCGATCAGATGTTGAGAGTCTGCGATCACAAAAGAATGAATTGGCAAAGAAGGGGCGTGAAGGCATTACTCCTGAATTGCGTGCGCAATCTGCTGCTGTGAGCGATCAACTAAAAAACAAGGAAAATGAACTTGTTGATGTTGAGCAAGCATTTCAAGAACTCTATTTGCGATGTCCCAATATTCCTGATGCATCTGTTCCAGAAGGTACTGTTGAATATAATCTTGTGGAACGTTACAACGGAACAAAACCTACGTACGATTTTCCACTAAAAAATCACGTCGAATTGGGTGAATCTCTTGGCTGGCTTGATTTTGAAGCAGCTACACAGTTGGCAGGAGCAAATTTTGCATTATACAAGGGCGATGGCGTTAAATTACTCTATGCTCTGGCAATGTTTATGCTTAAGCATAACAATAAACGCGGATTTGATTTTGTACTTCCTTCGGTTTTATTAAATGAAAAAAGCTTAGAAGTTACGGGCAATTTTCCAAAATTTAAAGATCAAGCATTTGCAGTTCCTGGCGATAACCTGTTCTTGACTCCAACATCTGAAGTTAATTTGACCAATATGTATCGTGACAAAATTCTTATGAAAGATGAGTTGCCAGTACGTATGACAGCATTTACCAGCTGTTTTAGACGTGAAGGTGGCGGTTACGGTGCAAATGAACGCGGACTTATCAGAATGCGTCAATTTGAAAAAGTTGAAATTGTATCCATTTGCGCGCCAGAAGATTCATGGAATGAACATGAACGTATGCTTGCATGTGCTGAAGAAATTCTACAAACATTAGGTTTGCATTATCGTATCTTAGTTCTTGCTACGCAAGATATGTCATTTTCATC
The window above is part of the Candidatus Babeliales bacterium genome. Proteins encoded here:
- a CDS encoding TatD family hydrolase, with the translated sequence MLRMLPVLIDTHCHINMMVKSTFDTPLQKTDLPLAKTIVEQAHAQNVGIIINVGTRKVENENCILLAQTFDSVFATVGIHPNDSDTWQEDFELLKKWTLSIRENKIVGIGECGIDMHYPDYNLTRQRDAFKAQIELALEHDLALVVHSRDAYDETLRVLEEYKNNISRATMHCFSYDTAFAQMVTEWDFVLGIGGTITYPKNEELRNIVKNTDLKNIVLETDAPFLPPQIIRGKQNHPKEIATIAQFIADLRGETLDVVANVTTDNALKLFGLEEKLN
- a CDS encoding HU family DNA-binding protein; translated protein: MNKSELINELSEETTFSKMDVTRVLDSLTRVVSRALKKGEKVSITGFGSFWISCRPARKGINPATKERIDLPEISIPRFKAGKSLREVVRSVRLG
- the serS gene encoding serine--tRNA ligase — encoded protein: MIDLSLLRENPEMFTAALKKKDPSFDVNVLLSLDKKVRSIRSDVESLRSQKNELAKKGREGITPELRAQSAAVSDQLKNKENELVDVEQAFQELYLRCPNIPDASVPEGTVEYNLVERYNGTKPTYDFPLKNHVELGESLGWLDFEAATQLAGANFALYKGDGVKLLYALAMFMLKHNNKRGFDFVLPSVLLNEKSLEVTGNFPKFKDQAFAVPGDNLFLTPTSEVNLTNMYRDKILMKDELPVRMTAFTSCFRREGGGYGANERGLIRMRQFEKVEIVSICAPEDSWNEHERMLACAEEILQTLGLHYRILVLATQDMSFSSAKTYDIEVWCPGQNEYKEISSVSNCTDFQARRGMIRFKDKQDSKTQLVHTLNGSSLALPRLMVALMETYQQPDGTIQLPEILKNEGLF